A DNA window from Doryrhamphus excisus isolate RoL2022-K1 chromosome 2, RoL_Dexc_1.0, whole genome shotgun sequence contains the following coding sequences:
- the gng10 gene encoding guanine nucleotide-binding protein G(I)/G(S)/G(O) subunit gamma-10: MTSNSNLASMRRMVEQLKLEASVERMKVSQAAAELQQYCLQNAGRDALLVGVPTGSNPFREPRSCTVV; this comes from the exons ATGACCTCCAATTCCAATTTAGCCAGCATGCGGCGGATGGTAGAGCAACTGAAACTGGAGGCCAGTGTGGAGAGAATGAAG GTGTCCCAGGCGGCTGCAGAGCTCCAGCAGTACTGTCTCCAGAACGCAGGCAGGGATGCTCTGCTGGTCGGGGTCCCCACTGGGAGCAACCCCTTCAGGGAACCACGATCCTGCACTGTGGTGTGA
- the nxnl2 gene encoding nucleoredoxin-like protein 2 codes for MVEVFAGRTLVNKDGDYVDPEEALKNKVVGIYFSAGWCPPCRDFTPVLCDFYTELVEERDPPAQFEVVFVSSDKSTEDMVEYYHDMHGDWLALPWTDDYRHELKKRYNITAVPKLVIVKENGDMITDKGRKQIRDRGLACFRSWLDAAEIFQNFKG; via the exons ATGGTGGAAGTGTTTGCCGGTCGGACTCTCGTCAACAAAGATGGGGACTACGTGGACCCGGAAGAGGCTCTGAAGAACAAAGTAGTGGGCATCTACTTCTCTGCCGGATGGTGTCCACCTTGTAGGGACTTCACGCCCGTCTTGTGCGACTTCTACACGGAGCTGGTGGAGGAGAGAGACCCCCCTGCGCAGTTTGAGGTGGTCTTCGTGTCGTCAGACAAGTCCACCGAGGATATGGTGGAGTATTACCACGACATGCACGGAGACTGGCTGGCTCTGCCCTGGACGGACGACTACAGGCA CGAGTTGAAGAAGCGCTACAACATCACAGCCGTGCCCAAGCTGGTGATCGTGAAGGAGAACGGTGACATGATCACGGACAAGGGACGCAAACAGATCCGAGACCGGGGTCTGGCCTGCTTCAGGTCCTGGTTGGACGCTGCTGAGATCTTTCAGAACTTTAAAGGCTGA
- the nup54 gene encoding nucleoporin p54 isoform X3 encodes MAFSFGGAAATNPAANSSGFSFGSFGAKTTASTAFGFGTPATTTTASSGFGTLTAPSFGTATTTAAAPATGFSFGSSSTGFGGLGAGSTTAGGFSFGGFGLNANPAAVGFNAGCFGTPSTTATVFNFGNSLASTGTFGGFGTTTTAAAPGSTFSFAPSSNAAGGLFGNAQNKGFGFSSGLGTGTATGATGFGTGLGTTTLGGFGGFSLQPTQQQQGGLFGQPAQQQAQPNHLYQQVTALSAPTLLGDERDSILAKWNQLQAYWGTGKGYFSNNNPAVDFNQENPFCRFKAVGYSCVPVSKDEDGLVALVLNKKEADVRAQQQQLVESLHKVLGSNQTLSVNVDGVRSLPNDQTEVIIYVVERSPNGTSKRIPASTLFTYLEQANIKVQLTQLGVAMSVTRTELSPAQLKQLLQSAPAGVDPIIWEQAKVDNPDPEKLIPVPMVGFKELLRRLQIQEQMTKQHQTRVDIVSNDISELQKNQATTVAKIAQYKRKLMDLSHRVLQVLIKQEIQRKSGYAIQVDEEHLRVQLDTIQSELNAPTQFKGRLNELMSQIRMQNHFGAVRSEERYSVDADLLREIKQHLKQQQDGLSHLISVIKDDLEDIKLIEHGLSDGGHVRGGILS; translated from the exons ATGGCGTTCAGTTTTGGCGGCGCTGCCGCCACTAACCCAGCAGCAA ACTCGTCCGGATTTTCGTTCGGTTCGTTCGGTGCAAAGACCACAGCATCAACAGCTTTTGGCTTTGGCACGCCggctaccaccaccaccgcttCCTCAGGGTTCGGCA CTCTCACAGCTCCCAGTTTTGGCACTGCAACTACCACTGCAGCTGCACCAGCTACAGGGTTTTCTTTTGGCTCCAGCAGCACAG GATTTGGGGGGCTGGGAGCTGGAAGCACCACGGCTGGTGGGTTTAGTTTTGGGGGGTTCGGTTTAAATGCCAACCCAGCAGCGGTCGGTTTTAATGCAGGCTGCTTCGGTACACCGTCCACCACTGCGACTGTTTTCAATTTTGGTAATAGCCTTGCTAGCACAG GCACTTTTGGTGGCTTTGGGACAACGACGACTGCCGCTGCACCGGGTTCCACATTTAGCTTTGCCCCCTCTAGCAACGCAGCAG GAGGTTTGTTTGGTAACGCACAAAACAAAGGTTTTGGTTTCTCGTCGGGCCTCGGTACTGGAACGGCAACCGGGGCAACCGGATTTGGAACTGGACTAGGAACAACAACTCTGGGTGGGTTTGGTGGCTTTAGTCTCCAGCCCACTCAGCAGCAGCAAG GAGGCTTGTTCGGACAGCCGGCCCAGCAGCAGGCTCAGCCCAACCACTTGTACCAGCAGGTGACAGCGCTGTCAGCACCTACCTTGTTGGGAGACGAGCGTGACTCCATTCTGGCCAAATGGAACCAGCTGCAGGCCTACTGGGGCACAGGGAAGGGCTACTTCAGCAACAACAACCCAGCAGTGGATTTCAACCAAGAGAACCCCTTCTGCAGGTTCAAG GCTGTGGGATACAGCTGTGTGCCGGTCAGTAAGGATGAGGATGGTTTAGTGGCCTTGGTCCTCAACAAAAAGGAAGCTGACGTGCGAGCGCAGCAGCAACAGCTGGTGGAGTCGCTGCATAAGGTACTGGGAAGCAACCAGACGCTGAGCGTCAACGTTGATGGCGTCAGGTCCCTGCCCAACGACCA GACGGAGGTGATCATTTATGTGGTGGAGCGCTCCCCCAACGGCACTTCGAAGCGCATTCCCGCCTCGACACTCTTCACTTACCTGGAGCAGGCCAACATCAAGGTGCAACTCACACAGCTGGGCGTGGCCATGTCGGTCACACGCACCGAGCTCTCACCTGCTCAGCTCAAACAGCTGCTCCAGAGCGCCCCCGCAG GGGTAGACCCCATCATTTGGGAGCAGGCTAAAGTGGACAATCCTGACCCAGAGAA GTTGATCCCAGTGCCGATGGTGGGCTTTAAAGAGCTGCTCCGTCGATTGCAGATCCAGGAGCAGATGACCAAGCAGCACCAGACCAGAGTCGAC ATTGTCTCCAATGACATCAGCGAGCTTCAGAAGAACCAGGCCACCACAGTGGCCAAGATCGCCCAATACAAGCGGAAGCTGATGGATCTCTCTCACAGGGTGTTGCAG GTGTTGATCAAACAGGAGATTCAGAGGAAAAGCGGTTACGCCATCCAGGTGGACGAGGAGCACCTCAGGGTGCAGCTGGACACCATTCAGTCGGAACTCAACGCCCCCACACAGTTCAAG GGTCGCTTGAATGAACTGATGTCCCAAATCCGAATGCAGAATCACTTTGGCGCCGTGCGATCGGAGGAACGCTACAGCGTTGATGCCGACCTGCTCCGAGAAATCAAACAA CACTTGAAACAGCAGCAGGACGGCTTGAGTCACTTGATCAGTGTCATCAAAGACGACTTGGAAGACATCAAACTCATCGAGCACGGACTCAGTGACGGTGGACATGTACGAGGTGGCATCCTGAGTTGA
- the btc gene encoding probetacellulin, translating to MAKVYRLSIGIITALALCNYSTADWNVTIESANQTEAPCHHHGNGNKCTAPTSQTEEWNGHFSKCPEELHHYCIHGECRYIKDQKTPSCRCQHGYVGSRCEYIDLDWQIGERRQLIIICIIAALVLLILLILFVFICSHRRCRLCRKKGRQREEPRNGTEKLHMMDTSGHTLTPDPMEALHNNDV from the exons ATGGCCAAGGTGTACAGACTGAGTATAGGGATAATAACAG CTCTGGCCTTATGCAACTACTCCACGGCTGATTGGAACGTCACCATCGAGTCTGCCAATCAAACGGAGGCCCCGTGTCATCACCATGGAAACGGAAACAAATGCACAG CACCCACCTCACAAACAGAAGAGTGGAACGGCCATTTTTCCAAATGCCCGGAAGAACTCCACCACTACTGCATCCACGGGGAATGTCGCTATATCAAAGACCAGAAGACGCCATCTTGCAG GTGTCAGCATGGTTACGTTGGTTCCAGGTGTGAGTACATAGACCTGGACTGGCAGATAGGAGAAAGGCGACAGTTAATCATCATCTGCATCATTGCGGCACTCGTGCTCCTCATTCTTCTCATCTTGTTCGTCTTCATCTGTTCACA TCGCAGGTGCAGATTGTGTCGGAAGAAAGGACGACAGAGGGAGGAACCGAGGAACGGGACTGAGAAGCTCCATATGATGGACACCAGTGGACATACCTTAACACCAGACCCAATGGAAGCTCTACACAACAACGATGTATGA
- the rxfp3 gene encoding relaxin-3 receptor 1, translating to MSGEWSEQGSSGSSFNMSSTNATNCDPLHTADQANLGADGAAAVRIVISVVYSLVCALGLVGNVLVLYLMKYKQAWKKSSINLFVTSLAVTDFQFVLTLPFWAVENALDFTWLFGRAMCKTVSFVTAMNMYASVFFLTAMSVARYSSLASALKGRRRRPLRCTARWVAASIWVAAACAALPHAVFSTTVTVSGEEDLCLVKFPDSDGSAQLWLGLYHSQKVLLGFVAPLAIISASYLLLLRFITSKNINTSSAKRRAKVTKSVTIVVLSFFLCWLPNQALTAWGILIKLNVVHFTYEYYTTQVYVFPVSVCLAHSNSCLNPVLYCLMRREFRKALRKLFWRMTSPALTTIRPITGTTKPEAEDHGRGLVPLNCPKEPAVVFYPPGAAM from the coding sequence atgTCAGGGGAATGGAGCGAGCAGGGTTCCTCGGGCTCATCCTTCAACATGAGCTCCACCAACGCCACCAACTGCGATCCTCTCCACACGGCAGATCAGGCCAATCTTGGTGCGGATGGCGCGGCTGCCGTGCGCATCGTCATCTCGGTGGTGTATTCGCTGGTGTGCGCGCTGGGTCTGGTGGGCAACGTGCTGGTGCTCTACCTGATGAAGTACAAACAAGCGTGGAAGAAGTCCTCCATCAACCTCTTCGTGACCAGTTTGGCTGTGACGGACTTCCAGTTCGTGCTGACGCTGCCCTTCTGGGCGGTGGAGAACGCGCTGGACTTCACCTGGCTGTTCGGGCGCGCCATGTGCAAGACGGTGTCCTTCGTGACGGCGATGAATATGTACGCTAGCGTCTTCTTCCTCACCGCCATGAGCGTGGCGCGCTACAGCTCGCTCGCCTCGGCGCTGAAGGGCAGGCGGAGACGCCCCCTGCGGTGCACGGCGCGCTGGGTGGCCGCCTCAATTTGGGTAGCCGCCGCCTGCGCCGCGCTGCCCCACGCCGTCTTCTCCACCACCGTCACCGTCTCCGGCGAAGAGGACCTGTGCTTGGTGAAGTTCCCCGACAGTGACGGCAGCGCGCAGCTGTGGTTGGGGCTCTACCACTCCCAAAAAGTGCTCCTGGGCTTCGTGGCACCGCTGGCCATCATCTCGGCCAGCTACCTTCTCCTGCTGCGCTTCATCACCTCCAAGAACATCAACACGTCCAGCGCCAAGCGCCGCGCCAAGGTGACCAAGTCCGTCACCATCGTGGTGCTCTCCTTCTTCCTCTGTTGGCTGCCCAACCAGGCGCTCACAGCGTGGGGGATCCTCATCAAACTCAACGTGGTGCACTTCACCTACGAGTACTACACCACCCAGGTGTACGTCTTCCCCGTGTCCGTGTGCCTGGCGCACTCCAACAGCTGCCTCAACCCGGTGCTCTACTGCCTGATGAGGCGGGAGTTCCGCAAGGCGCTCAGGAAGCTCTTCTGGAGGATGACTTCGCCCGCACTCACCACCATCAGGCCCATCACGGGCACCACCAAGCCCGAGGCAGAGGACCACGGACGCGGCTTGGTGCCACTTAACTGCCCCAAGGAACCGGCAGTGGTCTTCTATCCTCCTGGGGCGGCCATGTAG
- the nup54 gene encoding nucleoporin p54 isoform X2, whose translation MAFSFGGAAATNPAATLTAPSFGTATTTAAAPATGFSFGSSSTGTFGGFGTTTTAAAPGSTFSFAPSSNAAGGLFGNAQNKGFGFSSGLGTGTATGATGFGTGLGTTTLGGFGGFSLQPTQQQQGGLFGQPAQQQAQPNHLYQQVTALSAPTLLGDERDSILAKWNQLQAYWGTGKGYFSNNNPAVDFNQENPFCRFKAVGYSCVPVSKDEDGLVALVLNKKEADVRAQQQQLVESLHKVLGSNQTLSVNVDGVRSLPNDQTEVIIYVVERSPNGTSKRIPASTLFTYLEQANIKVQLTQLGVAMSVTRTELSPAQLKQLLQSAPAGVDPIIWEQAKVDNPDPEKLIPVPMVGFKELLRRLQIQEQMTKQHQTRVDIVSNDISELQKNQATTVAKIAQYKRKLMDLSHRVLQVLIKQEIQRKSGYAIQVDEEHLRVQLDTIQSELNAPTQFKGRLNELMSQIRMQNHFGAVRSEERYSVDADLLREIKQHLKQQQDGLSHLISVIKDDLEDIKLIEHGLSDGGHVRGGILS comes from the exons ATGGCGTTCAGTTTTGGCGGCGCTGCCGCCACTAACCCAGCAGCAA CTCTCACAGCTCCCAGTTTTGGCACTGCAACTACCACTGCAGCTGCACCAGCTACAGGGTTTTCTTTTGGCTCCAGCAGCACAG GCACTTTTGGTGGCTTTGGGACAACGACGACTGCCGCTGCACCGGGTTCCACATTTAGCTTTGCCCCCTCTAGCAACGCAGCAG GAGGTTTGTTTGGTAACGCACAAAACAAAGGTTTTGGTTTCTCGTCGGGCCTCGGTACTGGAACGGCAACCGGGGCAACCGGATTTGGAACTGGACTAGGAACAACAACTCTGGGTGGGTTTGGTGGCTTTAGTCTCCAGCCCACTCAGCAGCAGCAAG GAGGCTTGTTCGGACAGCCGGCCCAGCAGCAGGCTCAGCCCAACCACTTGTACCAGCAGGTGACAGCGCTGTCAGCACCTACCTTGTTGGGAGACGAGCGTGACTCCATTCTGGCCAAATGGAACCAGCTGCAGGCCTACTGGGGCACAGGGAAGGGCTACTTCAGCAACAACAACCCAGCAGTGGATTTCAACCAAGAGAACCCCTTCTGCAGGTTCAAG GCTGTGGGATACAGCTGTGTGCCGGTCAGTAAGGATGAGGATGGTTTAGTGGCCTTGGTCCTCAACAAAAAGGAAGCTGACGTGCGAGCGCAGCAGCAACAGCTGGTGGAGTCGCTGCATAAGGTACTGGGAAGCAACCAGACGCTGAGCGTCAACGTTGATGGCGTCAGGTCCCTGCCCAACGACCA GACGGAGGTGATCATTTATGTGGTGGAGCGCTCCCCCAACGGCACTTCGAAGCGCATTCCCGCCTCGACACTCTTCACTTACCTGGAGCAGGCCAACATCAAGGTGCAACTCACACAGCTGGGCGTGGCCATGTCGGTCACACGCACCGAGCTCTCACCTGCTCAGCTCAAACAGCTGCTCCAGAGCGCCCCCGCAG GGGTAGACCCCATCATTTGGGAGCAGGCTAAAGTGGACAATCCTGACCCAGAGAA GTTGATCCCAGTGCCGATGGTGGGCTTTAAAGAGCTGCTCCGTCGATTGCAGATCCAGGAGCAGATGACCAAGCAGCACCAGACCAGAGTCGAC ATTGTCTCCAATGACATCAGCGAGCTTCAGAAGAACCAGGCCACCACAGTGGCCAAGATCGCCCAATACAAGCGGAAGCTGATGGATCTCTCTCACAGGGTGTTGCAG GTGTTGATCAAACAGGAGATTCAGAGGAAAAGCGGTTACGCCATCCAGGTGGACGAGGAGCACCTCAGGGTGCAGCTGGACACCATTCAGTCGGAACTCAACGCCCCCACACAGTTCAAG GGTCGCTTGAATGAACTGATGTCCCAAATCCGAATGCAGAATCACTTTGGCGCCGTGCGATCGGAGGAACGCTACAGCGTTGATGCCGACCTGCTCCGAGAAATCAAACAA CACTTGAAACAGCAGCAGGACGGCTTGAGTCACTTGATCAGTGTCATCAAAGACGACTTGGAAGACATCAAACTCATCGAGCACGGACTCAGTGACGGTGGACATGTACGAGGTGGCATCCTGAGTTGA
- the nup54 gene encoding nucleoporin p54 isoform X1 translates to MAFSFGGAAATNPAANSSGFSFGSFGAKTTASTAFGFGTPATTTTASSGFGTLTAPSFGTATTTAAAPATGFSFGSSSTGTFGGFGTTTTAAAPGSTFSFAPSSNAAGGLFGNAQNKGFGFSSGLGTGTATGATGFGTGLGTTTLGGFGGFSLQPTQQQQGGLFGQPAQQQAQPNHLYQQVTALSAPTLLGDERDSILAKWNQLQAYWGTGKGYFSNNNPAVDFNQENPFCRFKAVGYSCVPVSKDEDGLVALVLNKKEADVRAQQQQLVESLHKVLGSNQTLSVNVDGVRSLPNDQTEVIIYVVERSPNGTSKRIPASTLFTYLEQANIKVQLTQLGVAMSVTRTELSPAQLKQLLQSAPAGVDPIIWEQAKVDNPDPEKLIPVPMVGFKELLRRLQIQEQMTKQHQTRVDIVSNDISELQKNQATTVAKIAQYKRKLMDLSHRVLQVLIKQEIQRKSGYAIQVDEEHLRVQLDTIQSELNAPTQFKGRLNELMSQIRMQNHFGAVRSEERYSVDADLLREIKQHLKQQQDGLSHLISVIKDDLEDIKLIEHGLSDGGHVRGGILS, encoded by the exons ATGGCGTTCAGTTTTGGCGGCGCTGCCGCCACTAACCCAGCAGCAA ACTCGTCCGGATTTTCGTTCGGTTCGTTCGGTGCAAAGACCACAGCATCAACAGCTTTTGGCTTTGGCACGCCggctaccaccaccaccgcttCCTCAGGGTTCGGCA CTCTCACAGCTCCCAGTTTTGGCACTGCAACTACCACTGCAGCTGCACCAGCTACAGGGTTTTCTTTTGGCTCCAGCAGCACAG GCACTTTTGGTGGCTTTGGGACAACGACGACTGCCGCTGCACCGGGTTCCACATTTAGCTTTGCCCCCTCTAGCAACGCAGCAG GAGGTTTGTTTGGTAACGCACAAAACAAAGGTTTTGGTTTCTCGTCGGGCCTCGGTACTGGAACGGCAACCGGGGCAACCGGATTTGGAACTGGACTAGGAACAACAACTCTGGGTGGGTTTGGTGGCTTTAGTCTCCAGCCCACTCAGCAGCAGCAAG GAGGCTTGTTCGGACAGCCGGCCCAGCAGCAGGCTCAGCCCAACCACTTGTACCAGCAGGTGACAGCGCTGTCAGCACCTACCTTGTTGGGAGACGAGCGTGACTCCATTCTGGCCAAATGGAACCAGCTGCAGGCCTACTGGGGCACAGGGAAGGGCTACTTCAGCAACAACAACCCAGCAGTGGATTTCAACCAAGAGAACCCCTTCTGCAGGTTCAAG GCTGTGGGATACAGCTGTGTGCCGGTCAGTAAGGATGAGGATGGTTTAGTGGCCTTGGTCCTCAACAAAAAGGAAGCTGACGTGCGAGCGCAGCAGCAACAGCTGGTGGAGTCGCTGCATAAGGTACTGGGAAGCAACCAGACGCTGAGCGTCAACGTTGATGGCGTCAGGTCCCTGCCCAACGACCA GACGGAGGTGATCATTTATGTGGTGGAGCGCTCCCCCAACGGCACTTCGAAGCGCATTCCCGCCTCGACACTCTTCACTTACCTGGAGCAGGCCAACATCAAGGTGCAACTCACACAGCTGGGCGTGGCCATGTCGGTCACACGCACCGAGCTCTCACCTGCTCAGCTCAAACAGCTGCTCCAGAGCGCCCCCGCAG GGGTAGACCCCATCATTTGGGAGCAGGCTAAAGTGGACAATCCTGACCCAGAGAA GTTGATCCCAGTGCCGATGGTGGGCTTTAAAGAGCTGCTCCGTCGATTGCAGATCCAGGAGCAGATGACCAAGCAGCACCAGACCAGAGTCGAC ATTGTCTCCAATGACATCAGCGAGCTTCAGAAGAACCAGGCCACCACAGTGGCCAAGATCGCCCAATACAAGCGGAAGCTGATGGATCTCTCTCACAGGGTGTTGCAG GTGTTGATCAAACAGGAGATTCAGAGGAAAAGCGGTTACGCCATCCAGGTGGACGAGGAGCACCTCAGGGTGCAGCTGGACACCATTCAGTCGGAACTCAACGCCCCCACACAGTTCAAG GGTCGCTTGAATGAACTGATGTCCCAAATCCGAATGCAGAATCACTTTGGCGCCGTGCGATCGGAGGAACGCTACAGCGTTGATGCCGACCTGCTCCGAGAAATCAAACAA CACTTGAAACAGCAGCAGGACGGCTTGAGTCACTTGATCAGTGTCATCAAAGACGACTTGGAAGACATCAAACTCATCGAGCACGGACTCAGTGACGGTGGACATGTACGAGGTGGCATCCTGAGTTGA